One window of Papaver somniferum cultivar HN1 chromosome 9, ASM357369v1, whole genome shotgun sequence genomic DNA carries:
- the LOC113308600 gene encoding protein NUCLEAR FUSION DEFECTIVE 4-like, with protein MVFASFLIMAAAGATYMFGLYSNDIKRNLGYDQTTLNLLSFFKDLGANVGVLSGLINEVTPPWVVLSIGAGMNFAGYFMIWLAVTGRIAKPAVWQMCLYICMGANSQAFANTGSLVTCVKNFPESRGVVLGLLKGFMGLSGAIISQLYHALYGEDSTGLILLIAALPAVISMLSVHTIRIMKVIRQANELKVFYNFLYISLGLAGFLMVIIIIQKTVPGFNRAEYGVSSAVVVLFLFSPLVVVIMQEIQLRKCKNQQDISNSHEDHQITKVTIELPPSSQPESVPALPRLPISSDVKERSCFSTMFEPPNRGEDYTILQALFSIDMLILFLASICGVGGTLTAIDNLGQIGSSLGYSATGISTFVSLVSIWNYFGRVFSGFVSEILLRKYGFPRPLMLSIIMLFSCMGHLLIAFAFPGSVYIASVIIGFCFGAQWPLMFAIISEIFGLKYYSTLSNFGSVASHIGAYLLNVSVTGHLYDEEAKRQMKASGLQTPSDGGKDLPCHGVQCFRLSFIMITAATFLEL; from the coding sequence ATGGTATTCGCGTCCTTCTTAATCATGGCGGCAGCAGGAGCAACTTATATGTTTGGTTTATACTCAAATGATATCAAGAGAAACCTTGGTTATGATCAGACAACACTAAATTTATTAAGTTTTTTTAAGGATTTAGGTGCAAATGTTGGAGTACTATCTGGTTTAATCAACGAAGTAACACCTCCATGGGTAGTTTTATCTATTGGCGCTGGTATGAACTTTGCTGGTTATTTCATGATATGGCTAGCGGTAACTGGTCGAATAGCGAAACCCGCAGTTTGGCAAATGTGTCTTTACATTTGTATGGGTGCTAATTCACAAGCATTTGCTAATACCGGTTCACTGGTGACTTGTGTTAAAAATTTCCCTGAGAGTAGAGGAGTTGTTTTAGGCTTGTTAAAAGGTTTTATGGGTCTAAGTGGTGCTATTATAAGTCAACTTTATCATGCACTTTATGGCGAAGATTCAACAGGTTTGATTCTACTAATCGCTGCTCTTCCTGCCGTTATTTCCATGTTGTCCGTTCATACTATTCGGATTATGAAAGTTATTCGACAAGCTAATGAGTTGAAAGTGTTTTATAATTTCCTTTATATATCTTTGGGACTTGCTGGATTTCTAATGGTTATTATCATAATTCAGAAAACGGTTCCTGGTTTTAATAGGGCCGAGTATGGTGTAAGTTCAGCTGTCGTTGTACTCTTTCTATTTTCGCCACTTGTTGTTGTCATTATGCAAGAAATTCAGCTAAGAAAATGTAAAAATCAGCAAGATATATCAAACTCTCATGAAGATCATCAAATTACCAAAGTAACTATCGAACTTCCACCGAGTTCTCAACCAGAATCAGTACCGGCTTTGCCAAGGTTACCCATTTCATCAGACGTCAAGGAAAGGTCGTGTTTCTCGACGATGTTTGAGCCACCAAACAGAGGTGAAGACTACACTATTTTACAAGCACTCTTTAGCATAGATATGTTGATACTGTTTCTGGCTTCAATATGTGGTGTTGGTGGGACGTTAACAGCAATTGATAACTTGGGGCAGATAGGTTCTTCACTAGGCTACTCTGCTACTGGTATCAGCACTTTTGTGTCACTCGTAAGTATATGGAATTATTTTGGCAGAGTTTTTTCTGGATTCGTTTCAGAGATTCTCTTAAGAAAATATGGATTCCCTCGACCTTTGATGCTCTCAATCATAATGTTGTTCTCTTGCATGGGTCATCTCTTGATTGCTTTCGCTTTCCCGGGTTCTGTTTACATCGCCTCCGTGATTATAGGATTCTGCTTTGGAGCTCAATGGCCACTAATGTTTGCTATCATCTCTGAAATCTTTGGTCTAAAATATTATTCTACTCTATCAAATTTTGGTTCTGTTGCTAGTCATATTGGAGCCTATTTACTAAACGTTAGTGTGACGGGGCATCTTTATGATGAAGAAGCTAAAAGACAAATGAAAGCTTCAGGGCTTCAAACTCCATCCGATGGAGGAAAAGATTTGCCATGCCATGGTGTTCAATGTTTTAGACTATCATTCATTATGATTACGGCTGCAACATTTTTGGAACTTTAA